A single window of Methylacidimicrobium sp. AP8 DNA harbors:
- a CDS encoding SMI1/KNR4 family protein, translating to MKELTPELLEHIEKALDFAGYRNNPEVYPPPISAEALAKAEAWCERELGFPLPGFCRELLSLSNGFSFGYGAFYAVPEEGKKELLNIENLFFQNHRFRKRRQEPYRIGSHLFVFGEFHFQPLVYDTRAGTFHLMSPLFPWKDTRESLSSFPDLGALLRGVLRTREGDAAHLRHDWLTVELVKRLGRLRSRAPARFDPRTFPFLQAVLSSYEPDWPPAPARPEALAAADWRCERDYGYPLPPFYRDFLRRINGFNVNVDLVFAPIEDAGIPEWEKDYLFAYIERFRRSHFFDEEEARAYRDELFCFGGASEGIYYVCHLPSATFHELDSSDADLGMATVSAPDFDSFVKDLFDDVPLPSSEDGAGEEE from the coding sequence ATGAAGGAACTCACCCCGGAGCTCCTCGAGCATATCGAAAAGGCGCTCGATTTCGCCGGATACCGGAACAACCCGGAGGTTTACCCGCCACCCATCAGCGCCGAGGCCCTCGCCAAGGCCGAAGCCTGGTGCGAGCGGGAGCTCGGCTTTCCGCTTCCCGGCTTCTGCCGGGAGCTGCTCTCCCTTTCCAACGGGTTTTCGTTTGGCTATGGCGCCTTTTATGCCGTTCCAGAGGAGGGGAAGAAAGAACTCCTCAATATAGAGAACCTTTTTTTCCAAAACCACCGCTTCCGGAAACGGCGGCAGGAGCCCTATCGCATCGGCTCCCACCTCTTTGTCTTCGGCGAGTTTCACTTTCAGCCGCTGGTCTACGATACCCGAGCCGGGACCTTTCACCTGATGTCCCCGCTCTTTCCCTGGAAGGATACCCGGGAGAGCCTATCGAGCTTTCCCGACCTGGGGGCCTTGCTCCGGGGCGTGCTCCGAACCCGGGAGGGCGACGCGGCCCACCTCCGCCACGACTGGCTTACGGTCGAGCTGGTCAAGCGGCTGGGCCGGCTCCGCTCCCGGGCTCCCGCCCGCTTCGATCCCCGGACCTTCCCCTTCCTTCAGGCCGTGTTGTCCAGTTACGAACCAGATTGGCCTCCGGCACCGGCCCGCCCCGAGGCGCTCGCCGCAGCCGACTGGCGCTGCGAGCGGGACTACGGCTATCCCCTTCCCCCGTTCTACCGGGACTTCCTCCGCCGGATCAACGGATTCAACGTCAATGTCGATCTGGTGTTTGCTCCGATCGAGGACGCCGGGATTCCCGAGTGGGAAAAGGACTATCTCTTTGCATACATCGAACGCTTTCGGCGGTCTCATTTTTTTGACGAAGAGGAAGCGCGCGCCTATCGAGACGAGCTCTTCTGCTTCGGGGGTGCCTCCGAGGGCATCTACTACGTCTGCCACCTGCCGAGCGCCACCTTTCATGAGCTAGACTCGAGCGACGCCGACCTGGGGATGGCGACCGTCAGCGCGCCCGACTTCGACTCTTTCGTGAAGGATCTCTTCGACGATGTTCCGCTCCCTTCCTCCGAGGACGGGGCGGGAGAGGAGGAGTAG